A DNA window from Sulfitobacter sp. BSw21498 contains the following coding sequences:
- a CDS encoding alanine/glycine:cation symporter family protein, whose translation MEFLELLFGWIGDFTWGWSLIPILVIFGIFITITTGFVQIEYFGRMFRVLSNKNNADDSNQISAREALLVSVGGRVGGGNIAGVAVAISLGGPGAVFWMWAIALVGMATSLVECSLAQLFKRKVGEHTYRGGPAGAIIHGLGKEYRWLAVVYAICLIAAFGLGFNAFQGNTVAGSMQDSFGIDRIWTGIALAIVSGFIIFGGIHRIAKVSDVVVPIMAIGYLGMALIVILLNITSLPGVIYDIVTNAFGLQEAVGGGMGAAVAQGLRRGLFSNEAGLGSAPNVAATAEVRHPISQGITQSFSVFIDTIIICSCTAFVILLGDVYVPGAEGIDGVALTQQSMVSHLGTWVQYFLSGAILLFSFSSIIYNYYLGENAMTVLTKSPLGILGLRIAIIAIVFLGATAPAATAVFFFSDPMMGILALVNLLAIMMLFPVAMRLLRDFRQQLKAGIERPVLNPDDYADLDIDRDAWKLPAE comes from the coding sequence ATGGAATTTCTTGAACTTCTCTTCGGCTGGATCGGAGACTTCACCTGGGGGTGGTCGCTGATCCCGATCCTCGTCATCTTCGGTATTTTCATCACCATCACGACCGGTTTCGTGCAGATCGAATACTTTGGCCGCATGTTCCGCGTCCTGTCGAACAAGAACAACGCGGACGATTCTAATCAGATTTCGGCACGCGAAGCGCTGCTGGTATCGGTCGGCGGACGTGTCGGCGGCGGGAACATCGCAGGGGTCGCGGTTGCGATCTCGCTTGGCGGTCCCGGTGCTGTCTTTTGGATGTGGGCCATCGCGCTGGTCGGCATGGCCACCAGCCTTGTCGAATGTTCGCTTGCCCAGCTGTTCAAACGCAAAGTCGGAGAGCACACCTACCGCGGCGGTCCGGCTGGCGCGATCATCCACGGGTTGGGCAAAGAATACCGCTGGCTGGCCGTGGTTTACGCGATCTGCCTGATTGCCGCCTTTGGCCTCGGCTTTAACGCGTTCCAGGGCAACACGGTCGCTGGGTCCATGCAAGACAGCTTTGGCATTGACCGCATCTGGACCGGCATCGCGCTGGCGATCGTCTCGGGCTTTATCATCTTTGGCGGCATCCACCGCATCGCCAAAGTGTCCGATGTTGTGGTGCCGATCATGGCCATCGGGTATCTGGGAATGGCGCTGATCGTGATCTTGCTGAACATCACCAGCCTGCCCGGCGTGATCTATGACATCGTCACCAACGCCTTCGGCCTGCAAGAAGCCGTCGGTGGTGGCATGGGGGCGGCCGTCGCCCAAGGTCTGCGTCGCGGTCTGTTCTCGAACGAGGCCGGCCTTGGTTCAGCGCCGAACGTGGCTGCCACAGCAGAGGTACGCCACCCGATCAGCCAAGGCATCACACAGTCGTTTTCGGTCTTTATCGACACAATCATCATCTGTTCGTGCACGGCCTTCGTGATCTTGCTGGGCGATGTCTATGTCCCCGGTGCCGAAGGCATCGACGGTGTGGCGCTGACACAGCAAAGCATGGTGTCGCATCTGGGCACATGGGTGCAGTACTTCCTGAGCGGCGCGATCTTGCTGTTCTCGTTCTCGTCGATCATCTACAACTACTATCTGGGTGAAAACGCGATGACTGTGCTGACCAAAAGCCCCTTGGGTATTCTGGGTCTGCGGATCGCGATCATCGCCATTGTCTTCCTTGGGGCGACAGCACCGGCGGCGACAGCGGTGTTCTTCTTCTCGGATCCGATGATGGGTATTCTGGCGCTGGTCAACTTGCTGGCGATCATGATGCTGTTTCCTGTGGCCATGCGCCTGCTGCGCGACTTCCGTCAGCAGCTTAAGGCCGGCATCGAACGTCCTGTGCTGAACCCCGATGACTATGCCGATCTGGACATCGACCGCGACGCGTGGAAGCTCCCCGCAGAGTGA
- the kynU gene encoding kynureninase — protein sequence MKDRFSLPEGMIYLDGNSLGPLPVGTAEKVQDVVQAQWGAHLIKGWNLDGWMAQPARVGNRIARLIGAPKGSVTMGDTLSVKVFQALSAALKMRPDRRVILSDSGNFPSDLYMAEGLINQLGQDYELRIVAPEEVAGAMTDDVSVAMITQVDYRTGRMHDMAGITAAAHGAGAVMLWDLAHSAGAVPVDVAVCNAEFAVGCTYKYLNGGPGAPAFVYARPDIVAEIQPALAGWLGHDAPFAFETGYRPAPGIERMRVGTPPVIQLAALEHALGVWDDVDMADLRAKSVALSELFIQLVEEHCPELTLASPRDASHRGSQVSFASKNGYAVMQALISRDVIGDFRAPDIMRFGFTPLYIDEADVRGAVDILADILNTRSWDRPEYHQKRDVT from the coding sequence ATGAAAGACCGCTTCTCCCTGCCCGAGGGCATGATCTACCTTGACGGAAACTCGCTAGGGCCGCTGCCTGTGGGCACGGCCGAAAAGGTTCAAGATGTGGTGCAGGCGCAATGGGGCGCGCATCTGATCAAGGGCTGGAACCTTGACGGATGGATGGCGCAGCCCGCCCGTGTGGGTAACCGCATCGCCCGTTTGATCGGCGCGCCAAAGGGGTCGGTGACCATGGGCGACACGCTATCGGTCAAAGTGTTTCAGGCTCTGTCTGCCGCGCTAAAGATGCGCCCTGACCGGCGGGTGATCCTATCGGACAGCGGCAACTTTCCGTCGGATCTGTATATGGCCGAAGGGTTGATCAACCAACTGGGGCAGGACTACGAGCTGCGTATCGTCGCCCCCGAAGAGGTGGCAGGTGCCATGACCGACGATGTTTCGGTCGCGATGATCACGCAGGTCGATTATCGCACGGGCCGGATGCACGACATGGCGGGCATTACGGCGGCGGCCCATGGGGCTGGGGCGGTGATGCTGTGGGATCTGGCGCATAGCGCAGGGGCCGTGCCCGTCGATGTGGCTGTCTGCAATGCTGAATTCGCCGTCGGTTGCACTTATAAATACCTCAACGGTGGGCCGGGGGCCCCGGCGTTTGTCTATGCGCGGCCTGATATTGTCGCCGAAATCCAACCCGCGCTGGCCGGATGGCTGGGGCATGATGCGCCTTTCGCGTTTGAAACAGGCTATCGTCCGGCACCCGGCATCGAACGCATGCGCGTCGGGACACCCCCTGTGATCCAACTGGCCGCGCTGGAACACGCGCTGGGCGTTTGGGACGACGTGGATATGGCCGACTTGCGCGCCAAGTCCGTCGCGCTGAGCGAACTTTTCATCCAGCTTGTCGAAGAGCACTGCCCCGAGCTGACGCTGGCCAGCCCACGCGACGCAAGCCACCGCGGCAGTCAGGTGTCGTTTGCGTCAAAGAATGGCTATGCGGTGATGCAGGCCCTAATTTCGCGGGATGTGATTGGTGATTTCCGCGCGCCCGACATCATGCGCTTTGGTTTCACGCCGCTTTATATCGACGAGGCCGACGTGCGCGGTGCGGTGGATATTCTGGCCGATATCCTGAACACCCGCAGCTGGGACCGACCCGAGTATCATCAAAAGCGCGATGTGACCTGA
- a CDS encoding asparaginase, protein MAILLIHTGGTIGMAQTPDGFAPRAGVVEDAVAALVASGLVSDTVEVLRLDPLIDSAQATPQDWLRIAETIHQYRDRFDGFVVTHGTDTLAYTAAALCLALPGLARPVIVTGAMRPLTVADTDGTANLIDALIAARTAAAGVWVQFGGKRLHGARVRKAHSQALDAFTAAPTDSVPRIAAPAPELSPLRPHEVAVLTVTPGFSAALLDQAAGMCDGIVLRCYGAGTVPDSPPLRAALRKARDRAVPVVAVSQCAEGGMQIGTYAAGKALRDSGAIDGGQMTPEMAFVKIQFALSQHSDFDARQRYLATDQCGEIAD, encoded by the coding sequence ATGGCGATATTATTGATCCATACCGGTGGCACAATTGGCATGGCCCAGACCCCCGACGGATTTGCACCGCGTGCGGGCGTGGTCGAAGACGCCGTGGCAGCCTTGGTTGCCAGTGGTCTCGTCTCAGACACGGTCGAGGTGCTGCGGCTTGATCCCTTGATCGATTCCGCCCAAGCCACGCCGCAGGACTGGCTGCGCATCGCCGAAACCATCCACCAGTACCGTGATCGCTTTGACGGGTTTGTTGTAACCCATGGCACGGATACGCTGGCCTATACCGCCGCTGCGCTGTGCCTAGCGCTGCCCGGACTGGCACGTCCCGTGATCGTGACCGGAGCCATGCGCCCGCTGACCGTCGCCGATACCGATGGCACCGCAAATCTGATCGATGCGCTGATCGCTGCCCGTACGGCGGCGGCTGGTGTCTGGGTCCAGTTCGGCGGCAAGCGGTTGCATGGCGCACGCGTGCGCAAGGCCCATTCGCAAGCGCTGGACGCCTTTACCGCCGCGCCCACAGACAGCGTGCCGCGCATTGCAGCCCCTGCCCCTGAACTTAGCCCGCTGCGCCCGCATGAGGTCGCAGTGCTGACTGTCACCCCCGGTTTCAGCGCCGCCTTGCTGGATCAGGCTGCGGGCATGTGCGACGGGATCGTCCTGCGTTGCTATGGTGCCGGCACGGTCCCCGACAGCCCTCCTTTGCGCGCTGCCCTGCGCAAGGCCCGAGACAGGGCCGTTCCGGTGGTCGCCGTCAGCCAATGTGCCGAAGGCGGCATGCAGATCGGCACCTATGCCGCGGGCAAGGCGCTGCGAGACAGCGGCGCGATCGACGGTGGCCAGATGACACCTGAAATGGCCTTTGTAAAAATCCAGTTCGCGCTGAGCCAGCACAGCGATTTCGACGCGCGACAACGCTATCTGGCGACAGATCAATGCGGAGAAATTGCGGATTAA
- a CDS encoding class II glutamine amidotransferase, with translation MCRVLAYIGPEIPLESLLTKPENSLINQSLDPELHPNLQLAGWGFGLWSAHLLKPEEPLLYHRPMAAFHDDNAPGIIPSLQASTMLAHVRAAAYDARNVLADENCHPFSFKGTPWIIAQNGALPHWRLLQRELLTLCKDNYLRQMKGTTDTEFFYVLLLSLMEGDSDDDVQVAFEKLLGAVLEAMRKLDLVALTKLKIALVSPDRIIGVNYGAGHKGETAPEGDWKELRKAGPGTDDYSLSMLLEPMYLLMGQNYQDYADSYKVDSSAEGEATSAIFASEPLTEDRDDWLRIRFGEMVALRRTDGKISKTVTKLDV, from the coding sequence ATGTGTCGCGTTCTCGCCTATATCGGGCCCGAAATTCCGCTTGAAAGCCTGCTAACCAAGCCGGAAAATAGTCTAATCAACCAGAGCCTTGATCCCGAACTGCACCCGAACCTGCAACTTGCGGGCTGGGGATTTGGGTTATGGAGCGCGCATCTGCTGAAACCCGAAGAGCCGCTGTTGTATCATCGCCCAATGGCGGCGTTTCATGATGACAACGCCCCCGGGATCATTCCCAGTCTTCAGGCCAGCACCATGCTCGCCCATGTCCGAGCCGCGGCCTATGATGCGCGCAACGTGTTGGCCGATGAAAACTGCCACCCGTTCTCGTTCAAGGGCACGCCGTGGATCATCGCACAGAACGGGGCCCTGCCCCATTGGCGGCTGCTGCAACGCGAATTGCTGACGCTGTGCAAGGACAACTATCTTCGCCAGATGAAGGGCACGACCGACACCGAATTCTTCTACGTGCTGCTGCTGTCCCTGATGGAGGGCGACAGCGATGACGATGTGCAAGTGGCGTTTGAAAAGCTGCTTGGCGCGGTGCTGGAGGCGATGCGCAAACTGGACTTGGTGGCCCTAACCAAGCTCAAGATCGCGCTGGTGTCTCCCGACCGGATCATCGGCGTGAACTATGGCGCAGGCCACAAGGGCGAAACGGCCCCCGAGGGCGACTGGAAAGAGCTGCGCAAGGCAGGCCCCGGCACCGACGACTATTCTTTGTCGATGCTACTGGAACCGATGTACCTACTGATGGGCCAGAATTATCAGGACTACGCCGACAGCTACAAGGTCGACAGCAGCGCCGAGGGGGAAGCGACCTCGGCCATTTTCGCGTCCGAACCGCTGACTGAAGACCGCGATGACTGGTTGCGTATCCGTTTTGGAGAGATGGTCGCCCTGCGCCGTACAGATGGCAAAATCTCCAAGACCGTGACCAAGCTGGACGTATAG
- a CDS encoding saccharopine dehydrogenase family protein, with product MAEFDIIIYGATGFTGRLVAEYIHATYPDRPWAMAGRSASKLASVRDEMGLPADTPLIEADASDPASLDAMVARARVIITTVGPYLLYGEPLVAACVKAGTDYVDLSGEPPFMWDMIEKYNDAAKASGARIVHSCGFDSIPFDMGVYFLQQEAQKRFGAPLREVKGRVRGMKGTFSGGTAASGKETMKLAMGDPEVMKRLVSSFALTPGFEGPKQPYGNKPYEDPDFGIWVAPFVMASINTKNVHRSNMLMGHPYGTEFTYEEMMFTGKGEKGEAIASSIAKSNPMGDGDIKPGEGPSKEERDNGSYDLMFTGVTDGGERLTVGVKGDRDPGYGSTSKMLTEAAICLIEEAAAAPGGVLTAAPVFGSAIIDRLTANAGLSFDVES from the coding sequence ATGGCTGAATTCGATATCATCATCTACGGCGCAACTGGATTTACGGGGCGGCTGGTCGCGGAATACATCCACGCGACCTATCCGGATCGTCCCTGGGCCATGGCCGGTCGCAGCGCATCCAAGCTTGCGTCGGTGCGCGACGAGATGGGTCTACCTGCCGATACGCCCCTGATCGAGGCAGATGCCTCTGACCCGGCGTCGCTGGACGCGATGGTCGCACGGGCGCGGGTTATCATCACCACGGTCGGCCCCTATCTGCTGTATGGCGAACCGCTGGTCGCGGCCTGTGTCAAAGCCGGCACCGATTACGTCGACCTGTCGGGCGAGCCGCCGTTCATGTGGGACATGATCGAGAAATACAACGATGCTGCCAAAGCCAGCGGTGCGCGGATCGTGCATTCATGTGGCTTCGACAGCATTCCCTTCGACATGGGCGTCTATTTTCTGCAACAAGAGGCGCAGAAACGCTTTGGCGCGCCGCTTCGGGAGGTCAAAGGTCGGGTGCGCGGCATGAAGGGGACCTTCTCTGGCGGGACAGCCGCGTCGGGCAAAGAAACCATGAAGCTCGCCATGGGCGACCCAGAGGTTATGAAACGTCTGGTGTCGTCCTTTGCGCTGACACCGGGGTTCGAGGGGCCCAAGCAACCCTATGGCAACAAGCCCTACGAAGACCCCGATTTTGGCATCTGGGTCGCACCCTTTGTCATGGCGTCGATCAACACCAAGAATGTGCACCGATCAAACATGTTGATGGGCCACCCCTACGGCACGGAATTCACCTACGAAGAGATGATGTTCACCGGCAAGGGCGAGAAGGGCGAAGCGATCGCCAGCAGCATCGCCAAATCCAACCCTATGGGCGACGGTGATATCAAACCGGGCGAAGGCCCCTCGAAAGAGGAACGCGACAACGGCAGCTATGACCTGATGTTCACCGGCGTTACCGACGGGGGCGAGCGGCTGACTGTCGGGGTCAAGGGCGACCGTGATCCGGGCTACGGGTCTACCTCCAAGATGTTGACCGAAGCAGCGATCTGCCTGATCGAAGAGGCCGCAGCCGCCCCCGGTGGCGTTCTGACAGCGGCACCCGTTTTTGGCAGCGCGATCATCGACCGGCTGACCGCCAATGCGGGGCTCAGCTTTGACGTAGAAAGCTGA
- a CDS encoding SMP-30/gluconolactonase/LRE family protein, translating into MRKLFTLLGIGLLAALAYLAFWPVSVAPVAWEAPQDQGYTAGYAPNDRLTALEIIDLDGRSGPEDADIGPDGLVYVATHDGEILRVEADGAISVFAQTDGRPLGIEFDDNGTLFVADAYRGLLAIDRKGAVTLLAETTKDGSPILYADDVDIAADGSVYFSDASTRFGAEGNGGTLAASVLDLVEHSANGRILKYDPATGETTVFAGGLNFANGVVVDDAESAVFVIETGSYRIWRFPLDGSAGSVVLENLPGFPDNINNAPDGTFWIGLVSPRNPAMDKLAGYPALRRVIMRLPDSMKPAPLRYGFILRMDASGKVLETLQDPAGDYALTTGAVTLPDGRIAVTSLTEPRLGILDAPAR; encoded by the coding sequence ATGAGAAAACTATTCACTCTACTCGGCATCGGCCTACTGGCAGCGCTGGCATATCTGGCGTTCTGGCCCGTGTCTGTCGCCCCCGTCGCGTGGGAGGCACCGCAAGATCAGGGCTATACTGCAGGCTACGCACCCAACGACCGGCTGACCGCGCTGGAGATCATTGACCTAGATGGGCGCAGCGGGCCGGAGGATGCGGATATCGGGCCGGACGGGCTGGTATATGTCGCCACCCACGATGGTGAAATCCTGCGGGTCGAAGCCGACGGGGCGATCAGCGTCTTTGCTCAAACCGACGGTCGCCCATTGGGGATAGAATTTGACGACAATGGCACGCTTTTTGTAGCCGACGCCTATCGCGGCCTGCTGGCGATTGACCGTAAGGGTGCTGTGACCCTGCTGGCCGAGACGACCAAAGACGGCAGCCCGATCCTTTACGCCGATGATGTAGATATCGCCGCTGATGGCAGCGTCTATTTCTCGGACGCCTCGACCCGCTTTGGGGCAGAGGGCAATGGCGGCACGCTGGCAGCATCCGTGCTGGATCTGGTGGAGCATTCTGCGAACGGGCGCATCCTGAAATACGACCCCGCAACGGGCGAAACCACAGTGTTCGCGGGTGGCCTGAACTTTGCCAACGGGGTCGTGGTGGATGATGCAGAGAGCGCGGTTTTCGTGATTGAAACAGGCAGCTACCGCATCTGGCGCTTCCCGCTAGACGGCAGCGCGGGATCGGTTGTTCTCGAGAACCTGCCGGGGTTCCCCGACAACATCAACAATGCGCCGGATGGCACGTTTTGGATCGGTCTGGTCAGCCCGCGCAATCCCGCGATGGACAAGCTGGCGGGCTACCCCGCCCTGCGCCGTGTGATTATGCGCCTGCCGGACAGCATGAAACCCGCACCGCTGCGCTATGGCTTTATCCTGCGTATGGATGCGTCGGGTAAGGTGCTGGAAACGCTTCAGGATCCGGCTGGCGACTATGCGTTGACGACTGGTGCCGTGACCCTGCCTGACGGGCGCATCGCGGTGACTTCCTTAACCGAACCGCGGCTGGGGATACTGGACGCCCCTGCACGCTGA
- a CDS encoding GntR family transcriptional regulator yields MTLRQSKSDILFDRLRRDILTLELPPGMVLRLPALSERYAIGLTPLRECLNRLAVEQLVVPEHNKGFRVTPLTRADLLDLERSRDAVEGAMLAHSVSQADDAWEAGVIGAYYHLAKTTVPSVIREDDALAQWTRRHLAFHQALVAGARSPWMARFAGQLQDQLGRYHRFIQSGLRDLTQTAPSLATKAAAVSAAGMALEPHRALYQAALDHDPAAALAAFRHHTGLSIAAFEELSTLMPAHSPFAKTLGPQSETPA; encoded by the coding sequence ATGACACTTCGGCAGTCGAAATCAGACATCCTATTCGACAGGCTCCGGCGCGACATCCTGACGCTAGAATTACCGCCTGGCATGGTCTTGCGCCTGCCTGCGTTGTCCGAACGCTATGCCATCGGGCTGACGCCCCTTCGCGAATGTCTGAACCGGCTTGCGGTGGAACAGCTGGTCGTGCCCGAGCATAACAAGGGCTTTCGCGTCACCCCACTGACCCGCGCCGACCTTCTGGACCTAGAACGCAGCCGCGACGCTGTCGAAGGGGCGATGCTGGCCCATTCCGTCAGCCAGGCCGATGATGCATGGGAGGCAGGGGTCATCGGTGCCTACTACCACCTGGCGAAAACGACCGTGCCGTCGGTAATTCGTGAAGATGACGCGCTTGCCCAATGGACACGGCGGCATCTGGCCTTTCACCAAGCGTTGGTCGCCGGTGCGCGGTCGCCTTGGATGGCGCGGTTTGCAGGGCAGTTGCAGGATCAGCTGGGCCGCTATCACCGCTTTATTCAGTCAGGCCTGCGCGATCTGACCCAAACCGCGCCATCGCTTGCGACCAAAGCGGCCGCTGTCTCTGCTGCTGGCATGGCGCTGGAACCGCACCGTGCGCTTTATCAGGCAGCACTTGATCACGATCCGGCTGCGGCGCTTGCGGCCTTTCGCCATCACACCGGCCTCAGCATCGCCGCCTTCGAGGAGCTATCGACCTTGATGCCTGCCCATTCGCCGTTTGCTAAAACCCTCGGCCCCCAATCGGAGACTCCCGCATGA
- a CDS encoding poly-gamma-glutamate hydrolase family protein has product MADRYPDFATLAAAHEAGKDYRITVKDRSTPVVILAPHGGTIEPETAQIARAVAGDDLSFYLFEALHLGAHGDFHITSHRFDEPDALALVARAVTSVAVHGRKNDGTDAVWLGGRAEGLRDAIGEALRAAGFAAELNTALPGVHPTNICNRTLSGAGVQLELSRSLRHALSQDTAIMDRFSAALREAITKAGTSDRA; this is encoded by the coding sequence ATGGCCGACCGTTATCCCGATTTCGCCACGCTTGCCGCCGCGCATGAGGCGGGGAAAGACTACCGTATCACAGTCAAGGATCGCAGCACGCCCGTTGTGATCCTTGCGCCGCATGGGGGCACGATCGAACCCGAGACGGCGCAGATCGCGCGGGCTGTGGCAGGGGATGATCTGTCGTTCTATCTGTTCGAGGCGCTGCACCTCGGTGCCCATGGCGATTTCCACATTACCTCGCACCGGTTTGATGAACCCGACGCACTGGCACTGGTGGCGCGGGCAGTCACGTCGGTCGCCGTGCACGGGCGCAAGAACGACGGCACCGACGCGGTCTGGCTCGGGGGCCGTGCCGAAGGCCTGCGCGATGCCATTGGCGAAGCCCTGCGCGCCGCGGGGTTTGCGGCTGAACTCAACACGGCGTTGCCCGGCGTGCATCCGACCAACATCTGCAATCGCACCCTCAGCGGCGCGGGCGTGCAGCTAGAACTGTCCCGATCCCTGCGCCACGCGTTGTCACAAGATACCGCGATTATGGACCGCTTTAGCGCCGCGCTTCGGGAAGCGATAACGAAGGCCGGTACCTCCGACAGAGCCTGA
- the fnrL gene encoding transcriptional regulator FnrL — MVIRAVGRYGCAMLDLQSRPKCSECPIRHRAVCARCDDDELLMLEQIKTYKSFKAGDQVLWRGDGLTYVASVVAGVASLGKTMEDGRTQMVGLLLPSDFIGRPGRETIDFDVVAVTDVTLCCFHRKPFEALIETTPHIAQRLMEMALDELDAARDWMLLLGRKTAREKIATFIEMLVRRQQLTIADAMDQELVLPLTRHEISNYLGLTLETVSRQLGAMKKERIVQFVDRRRFRVTDLKALHVASGDDCP, encoded by the coding sequence ATGGTTATTCGCGCAGTTGGGCGCTATGGTTGTGCCATGCTTGATCTACAGTCCCGTCCGAAATGCAGTGAATGCCCGATCCGTCACCGTGCCGTTTGTGCGCGCTGCGACGACGACGAGCTGTTGATGCTTGAACAGATCAAAACCTATAAATCGTTCAAGGCGGGGGATCAGGTGCTGTGGCGCGGTGATGGGCTGACTTATGTCGCGTCGGTCGTGGCAGGCGTCGCCAGCCTTGGCAAAACGATGGAAGACGGGCGCACCCAGATGGTCGGCTTGCTGCTGCCGTCGGATTTTATCGGCCGTCCCGGGCGCGAGACGATTGATTTCGATGTGGTGGCGGTGACCGATGTGACGCTGTGCTGCTTTCACCGCAAACCCTTCGAGGCATTGATCGAAACCACGCCCCATATTGCCCAACGGCTGATGGAAATGGCGCTGGATGAACTGGACGCCGCGCGCGACTGGATGCTGTTGCTGGGCCGCAAGACCGCCCGCGAAAAGATCGCGACCTTCATCGAAATGCTGGTGCGCCGACAACAGCTTACCATCGCCGACGCAATGGATCAGGAGCTCGTTCTGCCCCTGACACGTCACGAGATCTCCAACTATCTGGGTCTCACGCTCGAGACTGTCAGCCGCCAGCTTGGCGCGATGAAGAAAGAGCGTATCGTGCAGTTCGTTGACCGCCGCCGGTTCCGCGTGACCGACCTTAAGGCGCTGCACGTGGCGTCGGGTGACGACTGCCCCTAA
- a CDS encoding tryptophan 2,3-dioxygenase, giving the protein MTGYNPADEGAQMSFAKDMSYTDYLSLDPILGAQNCKSDAHDEMLFIIQHQTSELWMRLCLHELSSARAHLAQGDFAPAMKMLARVARIFEQLNSAWDVLRTMTPSEYTDFRDDLGASSGFQSHQYRLIEFILGNRNRAMMKVHEHRPELHHMLTQELGTKSLYHVALDLLAEATGRSFDAHVYAMGTPHAADDAVMQAWVTVYKDPRAHWQLYELAEKLVDLEDYFRRWRFNHVTTVERIIGFKRGTGGTSGVKYLRRMLEVELFPELWNLRGVL; this is encoded by the coding sequence ATGACCGGCTACAACCCCGCTGACGAGGGCGCACAAATGTCCTTTGCCAAGGATATGTCTTATACCGACTACCTGTCACTTGACCCGATCCTCGGGGCGCAGAACTGCAAATCGGACGCCCACGACGAGATGTTGTTCATCATCCAGCACCAGACGTCCGAGCTGTGGATGCGCCTTTGCCTGCACGAGCTTTCTTCCGCCCGGGCGCATTTGGCGCAAGGCGATTTCGCCCCCGCGATGAAGATGCTGGCCCGTGTGGCGCGTATTTTTGAACAGCTTAACAGCGCGTGGGACGTGCTGCGCACAATGACCCCCAGCGAATACACTGATTTCCGCGATGACCTTGGCGCGTCGTCGGGGTTCCAGTCGCATCAATACCGGCTGATCGAATTCATCCTCGGGAACCGCAACCGTGCGATGATGAAGGTGCATGAACACCGCCCTGAACTGCACCACATGTTGACGCAGGAACTGGGCACGAAATCGCTGTATCACGTGGCGCTTGACCTGCTGGCAGAGGCAACGGGGCGAAGCTTTGACGCGCATGTCTATGCGATGGGCACCCCCCATGCGGCGGATGATGCGGTCATGCAGGCGTGGGTCACCGTGTACAAAGACCCGCGCGCCCATTGGCAGCTGTACGAGCTGGCCGAAAAGCTGGTCGATCTGGAAGATTACTTTCGCCGCTGGCGGTTCAACCATGTGACCACGGTGGAACGCATCATCGGATTTAAACGTGGCACGGGCGGCACGTCGGGGGTGAAATACCTGCGCCGGATGCTCGAAGTCGAACTTTTTCCCGAACTCTGGAACTTACGAGGTGTCCTGTGA
- a CDS encoding universal stress protein, giving the protein MYKNILIPVVFETPEITQTAFDAAQALASKDAKLTLLHVIETVPIYVADYIPTDVFSVARETVQARLEALALELPECTTAIADGRAGPRVTRWAEENGMDCIVIASHQPAFSDILLGSVAQYVVRHAKCAVHVVR; this is encoded by the coding sequence ATGTACAAGAATATCCTGATCCCCGTTGTTTTTGAGACCCCCGAAATCACCCAGACCGCCTTTGACGCGGCGCAGGCGCTGGCGTCAAAGGATGCCAAGCTGACGTTGCTTCACGTGATTGAAACAGTGCCGATCTATGTCGCGGACTATATTCCCACCGACGTTTTTAGCGTCGCCCGCGAGACGGTGCAGGCGCGGCTGGAGGCGTTGGCGCTAGAGCTGCCCGAATGTACCACCGCCATTGCTGACGGGCGGGCGGGACCGCGGGTGACCCGCTGGGCCGAGGAAAACGGGATGGACTGCATCGTCATCGCGTCGCACCAGCCTGCGTTTTCGGACATTCTGCTTGGCTCTGTTGCGCAATATGTGGTGCGCCACGCCAAATGCGCGGTGCATGTCGTCAGATAA